CGTGTAGGTCAGCGGACTGGCACTCGCCGAATCACCCAGCTGCGCCTTGACCGATTCGACGCGAACGGATGCCGCGGCGATCGCGACGACGTCGCCCAGCTTCACGACGCCGTCCTTCGTCACCCCGAGAGCCTTCTGCCACGCCTTGACGTTCGCCTCCGTGACCGCGGTGAACTCGTCGTCCACCGTCATGTCCTCGCCGAAGCCGAGGTCGGCGAGCGCCTGCTCCAGCTGTCGGACGTCGGGACCGTTCTCGACCCCGATACCCAGGTCGCGCCAGAACGGCCGGTCGCCGCGCATCGCGATCACAGGCTTGCCGTCGACTTCGTAGAGGGCCTCGCCCACACCGATCACGTCGCCGGCGCCGGGCAGACGTGTGATGGTGCCGCCGCGACCCGGAAGGGCGATGGATGCCCCGTAGCTGAGGTTCCCGTTGATCCGGAGATCGGAGGTCAGCGTGGTGAGCTCGGCGTCGACCGTCACCGGCTTCTTCACGTCCGGCGCCTCGGCGACCGAGCTCCACGGCTGCAGCACCGCCAGCGTCACGGCGGCCGCGATGAGCAGCACGCCGACGGGCACGAGCACCCGGGTCAGTCGACGGCTCATTCGTCGCCGCCGGAAGGCAGCACGGTCGCCGCGGAGAAGGCGCCCTCGAAGTACTCGCCGATCAGGGCGAACCAGTCGAAGTCGGCCGACTCGACGCTCTTCGGCGTGAACATGGGCGGCATGTCGCCCACGGCATCCGCGCACGCCTCGAGGAGTGTGCGGGCCTCGTCCTCCGTGATGCCGACCGGCAGCTCGAGCATGCCGTCGGCATCGGGGTCAGCGAAGTCGGTGAACCCGTTCTCTCTGGCGCAGGCGGCGAAGGCGAGCCCCGCCTCGATGATCTCCTCGGACGAGATCATCTTCGTCTCCGCTCCTTCGCCGGAGATGTCGGGCTCGGGCTGCTCGAACTCAGGGACCTCTTCCTCGCACTTCTCCCAGGCGGCGCGCTGGCCGCCCTCCTCCGGGTACCCGGCAGCGGAGGTCGACGCGAGCCAGGTGCCCTCGTCGTCCGAGAAGATCATCGTCATCGGCATGTCCTCGCCGTCACCGCCGTCGAGCGATACCGAGCCGCCGCCGCTCAGCGTTCCTAGCTCGCCCTCTCCCGGAGCATCCGGCATGAGCACGCCCACCTGTCCGCCGTCGACGATCTTCGCGGTCTGACCCTCTCCCGTGAGGCAGGTCACGAACCGAGTCGCGGCCGCGTCGTTCGCCGCGTCGTCCTTCGCTCTGTCGTCTGCGGACGGCGCAGAGCATGCGGCGAGCACGGCCACAGCGAGGATCGCCGGCACCACCGCCAAGGAACGGCGGATCTTCACATCGAACATGACATTCCCCTTCATCCGGTCGCAGGTCGTCTGCGACTCTGCAGTCAGTTCTATGGAGGCGGTGGTTTGCTGTCGGTATGACGGCGCCTAACCGGAAACTAACCTCGGACCGCGCATCCTCGGATGCAGGAGGTTCCATGCGTCTGCTGCTGGTCGAGGACGAGGCCGATCTGGCCGACACGCTGGCCGACGGCCTGCGGCGCGAGGGATACCACGTCGACGTCGCGCGCGACGGCTCGAGCGCGCTCGCGGTCGCGGCGGGATCCGACGTCGACGTGATCGTGCTCGACCGGGACCTGCCGGTGCTCAGCGGTGACGCCGTATGCCGCACGCTCGTCGCGCAGCAGTATCCGGCCCGCATCCTGATGCTCACGGCAGCCGGTACGCTCAGCGACCGGGTCACCGGCCTCGATCTCGGCGCCGACGACTACCTCGCGAAGCCGTTCGCCTATGTCGAGCTGCTCGCGCGCATCCGCGCGCTCGGCCGCCGTGTGATGTCCGGCCGGCTGAACACGGTGCTCGAGTTCTCAGGCATCCGTCTCGACACGGTGCGACGCGTCGTCGAGCGCAACGGCGTACCGGTGCGACTCACCCTGAAGGAATTCGGGGTGCTCGAAGCGCTCCTCGCCGCAGAAGGAGGCTTCGTGAGCTCGGACGACCTGCTCGACGAGGTCTGGGACGAGCCGCTGGAGCGCACCCGCGGCGTGGTCAAGATCGTGGTGCACACCCTGCGCCGCAAACTCGGGGCGCCCGCGGTGATCCAGTCCGCGGCCGGCCATGGCTACCGGATGGGGACGGCATGAGACGGATGAGCTTCCACAGGCGACTGGTGATCATCATCGCGTGCGCGTTCATCGCGG
This genomic interval from Microbacterium sp. LWH11-1.2 contains the following:
- a CDS encoding peptidoglycan-binding protein; this translates as MSRRLTRVLVPVGVLLIAAAVTLAVLQPWSSVAEAPDVKKPVTVDAELTTLTSDLRINGNLSYGASIALPGRGGTITRLPGAGDVIGVGEALYEVDGKPVIAMRGDRPFWRDLGIGVENGPDVRQLEQALADLGFGEDMTVDDEFTAVTEANVKAWQKALGVTKDGVVKLGDVVAIAAASVRVESVKAQLGDSASASPLTYTSTALRVVAKLTDGQAREILPATPVIVVLPDGTEVPATVTAVDPGGQPTEKEGETTPATANIEFADPAVAEGIGLRAVKVVFAASEVKDALVVPVTALVATTDGGYAVDVLRKNGEVERVSVEVGLIADTRVQVVGGDLAAGDAVVVAQ
- a CDS encoding response regulator transcription factor yields the protein MRLLLVEDEADLADTLADGLRREGYHVDVARDGSSALAVAAGSDVDVIVLDRDLPVLSGDAVCRTLVAQQYPARILMLTAAGTLSDRVTGLDLGADDYLAKPFAYVELLARIRALGRRVMSGRLNTVLEFSGIRLDTVRRVVERNGVPVRLTLKEFGVLEALLAAEGGFVSSDDLLDEVWDEPLERTRGVVKIVVHTLRRKLGAPAVIQSAAGHGYRMGTA